Proteins encoded in a region of the Anoxybacillus amylolyticus genome:
- a CDS encoding DUF3813 domain-containing protein codes for MGNRLFQEARKAVMNAKQAASEQADHAAEAIAIAKNALSSAYAHSNVAEKAQLRQLQEELEQLK; via the coding sequence ATGGGAAATCGCCTATTCCAAGAAGCGCGAAAAGCAGTGATGAATGCGAAGCAAGCAGCAAGCGAACAAGCGGATCATGCTGCCGAAGCAATCGCCATCGCCAAAAACGCCCTTTCTTCTGCTTACGCCCATTCCAACGTAGCCGAAAAAGCGCAGTTGCGTCAGTTGCAGGAGGAATTGGAGCAGCTTAAATAG
- a CDS encoding Cof-type HAD-IIB family hydrolase: MEQYLIALDLDGTLLKEDKTISPLTKEVIFRAKAAGHLVVIATGRPYRASKMYYEQLELTTPIINFNGAFVHHPKDDAWGMYHSPLQLETVKEIIEVGETYRVKNILAEVMDDVYFHEHDEKLLDIVKLGNPKIEIGDLRQMLKADPTSVLIHSDEQHADDIQHYLSSVHANVLHHRRWAAPWHIIEIVRTGVHKAFGLQLVAEYYQIPQERVIAFGDEDNDLEMIEWAGYGVAMGNAIEPLKQVANDVTKTNEEDGIGVYLKALLKL; the protein is encoded by the coding sequence ATGGAACAATATTTAATCGCATTGGATTTAGATGGGACGTTGTTAAAAGAGGATAAAACGATTTCTCCATTAACAAAGGAAGTGATTTTCCGCGCAAAAGCAGCAGGACATCTTGTCGTCATTGCCACAGGCAGGCCGTATCGGGCAAGTAAAATGTATTACGAACAACTCGAATTGACAACACCGATTATTAATTTTAACGGCGCTTTTGTCCACCATCCAAAAGACGATGCATGGGGAATGTATCACTCTCCTCTCCAGCTCGAAACAGTAAAGGAAATTATTGAAGTAGGCGAAACATATCGCGTCAAAAACATTTTGGCGGAAGTAATGGATGATGTGTATTTTCACGAACACGATGAAAAATTGCTTGATATAGTGAAGCTCGGCAATCCAAAAATTGAAATCGGTGACTTGCGGCAAATGCTAAAAGCCGACCCGACGAGCGTCCTTATTCATAGCGATGAACAACATGCAGACGACATCCAGCATTACTTGTCTTCTGTGCATGCTAATGTGTTGCACCACCGACGCTGGGCGGCGCCATGGCATATTATTGAGATCGTTCGCACCGGCGTTCATAAAGCGTTTGGGCTGCAGCTTGTGGCAGAATATTACCAAATTCCACAAGAGCGCGTCATCGCTTTTGGTGATGAAGATAACGATTTAGAAATGATTGAATGGGCGGGATATGGCGTTGCGATGGGCAACGCCATCGAACCGTTAAAACAAGTGGCGAACGATGTAACCAAAACGAACGAAGAAGACGGCATCGGTGTTTATTTAAAAGCGCTGTTAAAGTTGTAA
- the yjfP gene encoding esterase: MVIIQNEKIAGIPVLHVVKAEKRQEKLPFIMFVHGFTSAKEHNLHFGYLLAEAGYRVVLPDALYHGEREQSLTNEKLQLAFWNIVVQTIHEVGQVKQALCAQHLVQEDRIGLAGTSMGGIVTFGSLATYPWIKAAVSLMGSPNYEAFFDAQIEMAKQMRLSIPLSDEQLKKERERLTTYDLSQQPEKLQGRPLMMWHGERDQVVPYHYTYEFYQQIKPLYPNDKLKFISDDEAGHKVTREAFLETVQWFIEHV, from the coding sequence ATGGTTATTATTCAAAACGAGAAAATTGCTGGCATTCCGGTGCTTCATGTTGTGAAGGCGGAAAAACGGCAAGAAAAACTGCCTTTCATTATGTTTGTGCACGGGTTTACGAGTGCGAAAGAACATAATCTTCATTTCGGGTATTTATTGGCGGAGGCAGGCTACCGCGTCGTATTGCCAGATGCGCTTTATCATGGAGAGCGCGAGCAATCACTGACAAACGAAAAACTACAACTTGCATTTTGGAACATCGTCGTGCAAACGATTCATGAAGTCGGGCAAGTAAAACAAGCGCTATGTGCGCAACATCTTGTCCAAGAAGATCGTATCGGTCTTGCCGGTACATCAATGGGGGGAATTGTCACTTTTGGCTCGCTTGCAACATACCCTTGGATTAAAGCGGCTGTTTCGTTAATGGGAAGCCCGAACTATGAAGCGTTTTTTGATGCCCAAATTGAAATGGCGAAACAAATGAGGCTATCGATTCCATTGTCAGACGAACAGTTGAAAAAAGAACGAGAGCGCTTAACGACGTATGATCTCTCCCAACAGCCGGAAAAATTACAAGGACGTCCGCTTATGATGTGGCATGGCGAACGTGACCAAGTCGTCCCTTATCACTATACATATGAGTTTTACCAACAAATAAAACCACTTTATCCAAACGACAAACTCAAATTCATTTCGGACGACGAGGCTGGCCATAAAGTGACACGAGAGGCGTTTTTGGAAACAGTCCAATGGTTTATCGAGCACGTTTAA
- a CDS encoding metal-sulfur cluster assembly factor: MELKDMVLEQLRTVYDPELGINVVDLGLIYDLRIDDGLVSIVMTLTTPGCPLHDSIVGGVKRALANVEGVQDVDVQITWNPPWTPERMSEAALRQLGHI; encoded by the coding sequence ATGGAATTAAAAGACATGGTTCTTGAACAGCTTCGCACCGTATACGATCCAGAGCTAGGCATCAACGTCGTTGACTTAGGATTAATTTATGATTTGCGTATTGACGACGGTCTTGTTTCGATTGTCATGACACTTACCACCCCTGGCTGTCCGCTTCACGATTCGATTGTCGGTGGCGTGAAACGAGCGCTTGCAAACGTAGAAGGTGTGCAAGATGTAGACGTACAAATCACGTGGAATCCGCCATGGACACCGGAGCGGATGAGCGAAGCAGCACTACGACAATTGGGGCATATTTAA
- a CDS encoding DUF2249 domain-containing protein — translation MILDNRGLEPPQPMMRTLAALETLPKGETLTIINDRRPMFLYEQLDELGYLYETKEREDGSFEITITKG, via the coding sequence ATGATTTTAGACAATCGTGGATTAGAGCCACCACAACCGATGATGCGGACGCTTGCGGCACTAGAAACGCTTCCTAAAGGAGAAACATTAACCATTATTAACGATCGCCGCCCGATGTTTTTATACGAACAACTTGATGAACTTGGCTACCTTTATGAAACGAAAGAGCGCGAGGACGGGAGCTTTGAAATTACGATTACAAAGGGATGA
- a CDS encoding DUF2249 domain-containing protein has product MGKIVELDVREDLQKKLEPFQKIMSAVQPLEAGDTFILHAPFKPVPLFAVMKAKGFTYEVEQLDKKHWKVTFVKQG; this is encoded by the coding sequence ATGGGGAAAATCGTGGAGTTGGATGTCCGGGAAGATTTGCAAAAAAAACTGGAGCCGTTCCAAAAAATTATGAGCGCTGTTCAGCCGCTCGAAGCAGGCGATACGTTTATTTTGCATGCGCCGTTTAAGCCTGTTCCGCTTTTTGCGGTGATGAAAGCAAAAGGATTTACGTACGAAGTCGAACAGCTTGATAAAAAGCATTGGAAAGTGACGTTTGTCAAGCAGGGGTGA
- a CDS encoding Crp/Fnr family transcriptional regulator, with amino-acid sequence MTNDWIKTRLKNVALFRELSDEELDSIVKISQVRVYKPRTFVFMQGEPLERVFFIQSGTVKIYKTDISGKEQIVSILQTGEMFPHAGFFRRGSYPAHAEVMEEATLIVIPIAEFEQTLICYPELCMKLFRVMGEKIIDLQNRLEEQILHNTYEQIILLLLRLTKTNAVLQGRFHRLTTHFTNRELANMIGTSRETISRTLSQLKRKGLIDIDDNGYYLIDAERLEKEIFL; translated from the coding sequence ATGACGAATGATTGGATTAAAACAAGGCTGAAAAATGTCGCGCTTTTTCGAGAATTATCCGATGAAGAACTTGATTCGATCGTGAAAATTTCTCAAGTACGTGTCTATAAACCGCGAACGTTCGTCTTTATGCAAGGAGAGCCGCTTGAACGCGTCTTTTTTATTCAATCAGGTACTGTAAAAATTTACAAAACGGATATTAGCGGAAAAGAACAAATTGTGTCGATTTTGCAAACAGGAGAAATGTTTCCGCACGCCGGCTTTTTCCGTCGAGGAAGTTATCCAGCCCATGCGGAAGTGATGGAAGAGGCAACGCTTATCGTCATTCCAATTGCTGAATTTGAACAAACGCTTATTTGTTATCCAGAATTGTGTATGAAATTATTCCGCGTCATGGGAGAAAAAATTATCGACTTGCAAAACCGGTTAGAAGAGCAAATCCTCCATAATACGTATGAACAAATTATTTTGCTTTTATTGCGACTGACGAAAACAAACGCAGTCCTGCAAGGACGATTCCACCGCTTAACGACGCATTTTACAAACCGCGAGCTCGCCAATATGATTGGCACATCGCGCGAAACGATTAGTCGCACGCTCAGCCAATTGAAACGAAAAGGGCTTATCGACATCGATGATAATGGATATTACTTAATTGATGCAGAAAGATTGGAAAAAGAGATTTTTTTATAA
- a CDS encoding nitric-oxide reductase large subunit yields MEINRNVRASVARSTQNSFLKSVLIFTILISFTVLLVGGYWIFKEMAPRPKEVRSESGEVLFTKESIIGGQSVFQKYGLMDYGTVLGHGSYMGPDYTAQALKVYTEGMQDYKANELYHKPFKQLSSDEQQIIRQKVIKEMKKNRYNPVTDVLVLTGSQVYGLEQVRDYYKNVFTNGDGWGLKKGLIQESHMPKSGRAWVADGDQTKQIADFFFWTAWLSSTLRNGDTITYTNNWPYYDDAGNTMSFSAIWWSGASATILVLFVAIILFIQHRYQLSMQEAYKDGQFPIIDLRKQPLTASQVKTGKYFAVVSVLFFVQSMFGALLAHYYVEPDSFFGIKWIHDILPFNIAKGYHLQLAIFWIATSWLGMGIFIAPLVGGYEPKKQGLLVDILFWALVVLVGGSMLGEWLGVNGYLGNGWFLFGDQGWEYIELGRIWQIVLVVGMLIWLFIVYRGIKSGLKRESDKGGLIHLLFYSAIAVPFFYVFAFFINPNTNFTMADYWRWWIIHLWVEGIFEVFAVVVIGFLLVQMKLVTKKSTIRALYFQLIILLGSGVIGIGHHYYYNGSAEIWIALGAVFSALEVIPLTLLVLEAYEQYKMMRDGGVDFPYKATFWFLISTAIWNLVGAGVLGFLINLPAVSYFEHGQFLTPTHGHGAMMGVYGMFGIAVLLYSLRNIVKPEAWNDKWLKFSCWMLNIGLAGMIVVTLLPIGMMQLKEAFLHGYWVSRSPEFLKQDIVQNLLTLRSIPDTIFLVGVITLMVFSVKALFHLRKPTHQEEQALPVPDLAKEVE; encoded by the coding sequence ATGGAAATAAACCGGAACGTTCGCGCATCGGTCGCTCGTTCAACCCAAAACAGCTTTTTAAAGTCTGTCTTAATTTTTACTATTTTAATCAGTTTCACCGTTCTATTAGTCGGCGGATACTGGATTTTTAAAGAAATGGCACCGCGCCCGAAAGAAGTCCGTAGCGAGAGTGGGGAAGTGTTATTTACAAAAGAATCGATTATCGGTGGACAATCGGTTTTCCAAAAATATGGGTTGATGGATTATGGGACGGTTCTCGGGCACGGTTCGTATATGGGACCTGACTACACTGCCCAAGCGTTAAAAGTGTATACGGAAGGAATGCAAGACTACAAAGCAAATGAATTGTACCATAAGCCATTTAAACAGCTATCGAGCGATGAACAGCAAATCATTCGCCAAAAAGTCATCAAAGAAATGAAGAAAAACCGTTATAACCCTGTAACAGATGTGCTCGTTTTAACGGGTTCCCAAGTGTATGGATTAGAACAAGTGCGGGATTATTACAAAAATGTATTTACAAATGGTGATGGATGGGGACTGAAAAAAGGACTTATCCAAGAAAGCCATATGCCAAAAAGTGGTCGCGCTTGGGTCGCGGACGGTGATCAAACAAAGCAAATCGCTGATTTCTTCTTCTGGACAGCGTGGCTATCAAGCACATTGCGAAATGGAGATACGATTACGTACACAAACAACTGGCCGTACTATGACGATGCGGGAAATACAATGTCGTTCTCCGCGATCTGGTGGAGCGGGGCAAGTGCAACGATTTTAGTATTGTTTGTTGCGATCATTTTATTCATTCAGCACCGCTATCAACTTAGCATGCAAGAAGCGTATAAAGACGGTCAATTCCCAATAATTGATCTACGTAAACAACCATTAACCGCTTCACAAGTAAAAACAGGAAAATACTTTGCGGTTGTTTCGGTTTTATTCTTCGTTCAATCGATGTTCGGCGCACTATTGGCGCACTATTATGTTGAGCCAGATAGTTTTTTTGGAATCAAATGGATTCATGACATCTTGCCATTTAACATTGCAAAAGGATACCATTTACAATTAGCGATTTTCTGGATTGCTACTTCATGGCTAGGCATGGGGATTTTCATTGCACCGCTTGTCGGTGGCTATGAACCGAAAAAACAAGGGTTGCTTGTCGATATCTTGTTCTGGGCGCTCGTTGTGCTCGTCGGTGGAAGTATGCTTGGTGAATGGTTAGGTGTTAATGGTTATTTAGGAAACGGATGGTTCCTATTCGGTGATCAAGGATGGGAATATATTGAATTAGGACGTATTTGGCAAATTGTATTAGTTGTCGGTATGTTAATTTGGTTGTTTATTGTGTATCGGGGCATTAAGAGTGGATTAAAGCGGGAAAGCGATAAAGGCGGCTTAATTCACTTGTTGTTCTACTCAGCAATCGCGGTTCCATTCTTTTACGTATTTGCGTTCTTTATTAATCCAAATACAAACTTTACGATGGCAGACTATTGGAGATGGTGGATTATTCACTTATGGGTGGAGGGCATTTTTGAAGTATTTGCTGTTGTTGTCATCGGGTTCTTGTTAGTACAAATGAAATTAGTGACGAAAAAATCGACCATTCGCGCGCTTTATTTCCAATTGATTATTTTGCTTGGCAGCGGCGTCATCGGAATCGGTCACCACTATTATTACAACGGCTCGGCGGAAATTTGGATTGCTCTTGGTGCCGTCTTCTCCGCGCTTGAAGTGATTCCGCTTACGTTGCTTGTCCTTGAAGCGTATGAGCAATACAAAATGATGCGCGACGGTGGAGTTGACTTCCCGTATAAAGCGACTTTCTGGTTTTTAATTTCGACAGCGATTTGGAACTTAGTCGGCGCAGGGGTGCTTGGTTTCTTAATTAACTTGCCAGCTGTTAGCTACTTTGAACACGGACAATTTTTAACGCCGACGCACGGCCATGGTGCGATGATGGGCGTGTACGGTATGTTTGGTATTGCTGTGTTGCTTTACTCGCTTCGCAACATCGTCAAACCAGAAGCGTGGAATGACAAATGGCTCAAATTCTCATGCTGGATGTTAAACATCGGGCTTGCTGGAATGATTGTGGTGACATTGTTGCCGATTGGTATGATGCAATTGAAAGAAGCGTTCTTGCACGGCTACTGGGTATCACGTTCGCCAGAGTTTCTAAAACAAGACATCGTGCAAAACTTGCTTACGCTTCGTTCTATTCCAGACACGATTTTCTTAGTCGGCGTCATTACGCTGATGGTCTTTAGCGTCAAAGCGTTGTTCCATTTGCGCAAACCGACCCATCAAGAAGAACAAGCGCTACCAGTTCCGGACTTAGCGAAAGAAGTTGAGTAA